Proteins from one Cervus canadensis isolate Bull #8, Minnesota chromosome 25, ASM1932006v1, whole genome shotgun sequence genomic window:
- the LOC122427492 gene encoding nuclear cap-binding protein subunit 3-like isoform X2, whose amino-acid sequence MKYGNPNYGGMKGILSNSWKRRYHSRRIQRDVIKKRALIGDDVGLTSYKHRHSGLVNVPEEPIEEEEEEEEEDQDMDAEDRVVVECHEEPPARRQTRERSVSRRSSASSSDSDEMDYDLELKMISTPSPKKSMKMTMYADEVESQLKNIRNSMRADTLSTSNIKNRIGNKLPAEKFADVRHLLDEKRQHTRPRPAGSSTKTDIRQRLGKRPYSPEKAFSSNPVVRREPFSDVHSRLGVPRQDVKGLYSDTREKKSGSLWTRLGSAPKTKEKNLKKGDHRAPGTEEDDSELQRAWGALIKEKEQSRQKKSRLDNLPSLQIEVSRESSSGSEAES is encoded by the exons ATGAAATATGGGAATCCAAATTACGGAGGCATGAAAGGAATTCTTAGTAACTCTTG GAAGCGGAGATACCATTCCCGTCGCATTCAGCGGGATGTTATTAAGAAGAGAGCCCTGATTGGGGACGACGTTGGCCTGACGTCCTATAAACACCGACATTCCG GACTGGTGAACGTTCCTGAGGAGCCTattgaagaggaggaggaagaggaggaggaggaccaggACATGGATGCTGAGGACAGAGTGGTGGTGGAGTGCCACGAAGAGCCCCCGGCCCGCAGGCAGACCCGGGAGCGGAGCGTGTCCAGGCGGTCCAGTGCCAGCAGCTCGGACTCTGATGAAATGGACTATGATCTAGAGCTGAAGATGATTTCCACTCCTTCAccaaagaagagcatgaaaatgacCATGTATGCTGATGAGGTGGAATCTCAGTTGAAAAATATCag gaactccatgagggcagataCTTTATCCACAAGCAATATAAAAAACCGAATTGGTAACAAATTACCAGCCGAGAAATTTGCAGACGTCAGACATTTGTTAGATGAAAAACGTCAGCACACGCGTCCACGGCCAGCTGGCAGCAGCACTAAAACAG atatACGCCAGCGATTAGGAAAAAGACCATATTCTCCAGAAAAGGCTTTCAGTAGTAATCCAGTTGTTCGGAGAGAGCCCTTTTCTGATGTACATAGTAGGCTGGGTGTTCCCAGGCAGGATGTTAAAGGCCTCTACTCTGATACTCGAGAGAAGAAGTCAG GTAGTTTATGGACTCGCTTAGGATCTGCACCCAAGACCAAAGAAAAGAACCTGAAGAAAGGGGATCACAGGGCGCCGGGCACAGAGGAAGATGACTCGGAGTTGCAGAGGGCATGGGGGGCTCTGATTAAGGAGAAGGAACAGTCTCGCCAAAAGAAGAGCCGCTTAGATAACTTGCCATCTCTCCAGATCGAAGTCAGTCGGGAAAGCAGCTCTGGCTCAGAGGCTGAGTCCTGA
- the LOC122427492 gene encoding nuclear cap-binding protein subunit 3-like isoform X1, which yields MKYGNPNYGGMKGILSNSWKRRYHSRRIQRDVIKKRALIGDDVGLTSYKHRHSGSCLLSSWERLVNVPEEPIEEEEEEEEEDQDMDAEDRVVVECHEEPPARRQTRERSVSRRSSASSSDSDEMDYDLELKMISTPSPKKSMKMTMYADEVESQLKNIRNSMRADTLSTSNIKNRIGNKLPAEKFADVRHLLDEKRQHTRPRPAGSSTKTDIRQRLGKRPYSPEKAFSSNPVVRREPFSDVHSRLGVPRQDVKGLYSDTREKKSGSLWTRLGSAPKTKEKNLKKGDHRAPGTEEDDSELQRAWGALIKEKEQSRQKKSRLDNLPSLQIEVSRESSSGSEAES from the exons ATGAAATATGGGAATCCAAATTACGGAGGCATGAAAGGAATTCTTAGTAACTCTTG GAAGCGGAGATACCATTCCCGTCGCATTCAGCGGGATGTTATTAAGAAGAGAGCCCTGATTGGGGACGACGTTGGCCTGACGTCCTATAAACACCGACATTCCGGTAGTTGCCTGCTCAGCTCTTGG GAAA GACTGGTGAACGTTCCTGAGGAGCCTattgaagaggaggaggaagaggaggaggaggaccaggACATGGATGCTGAGGACAGAGTGGTGGTGGAGTGCCACGAAGAGCCCCCGGCCCGCAGGCAGACCCGGGAGCGGAGCGTGTCCAGGCGGTCCAGTGCCAGCAGCTCGGACTCTGATGAAATGGACTATGATCTAGAGCTGAAGATGATTTCCACTCCTTCAccaaagaagagcatgaaaatgacCATGTATGCTGATGAGGTGGAATCTCAGTTGAAAAATATCag gaactccatgagggcagataCTTTATCCACAAGCAATATAAAAAACCGAATTGGTAACAAATTACCAGCCGAGAAATTTGCAGACGTCAGACATTTGTTAGATGAAAAACGTCAGCACACGCGTCCACGGCCAGCTGGCAGCAGCACTAAAACAG atatACGCCAGCGATTAGGAAAAAGACCATATTCTCCAGAAAAGGCTTTCAGTAGTAATCCAGTTGTTCGGAGAGAGCCCTTTTCTGATGTACATAGTAGGCTGGGTGTTCCCAGGCAGGATGTTAAAGGCCTCTACTCTGATACTCGAGAGAAGAAGTCAG GTAGTTTATGGACTCGCTTAGGATCTGCACCCAAGACCAAAGAAAAGAACCTGAAGAAAGGGGATCACAGGGCGCCGGGCACAGAGGAAGATGACTCGGAGTTGCAGAGGGCATGGGGGGCTCTGATTAAGGAGAAGGAACAGTCTCGCCAAAAGAAGAGCCGCTTAGATAACTTGCCATCTCTCCAGATCGAAGTCAGTCGGGAAAGCAGCTCTGGCTCAGAGGCTGAGTCCTGA